One genomic window of Leptospira johnsonii includes the following:
- the alr gene encoding alanine racemase has protein sequence MKDRTWIELSRAAISANLKNFRALLSPKTLLTAVIKSNAYGHGLLETAELAYQAGADLFGVNSLEEAKLLRQKYPEFKILIMGEIPSLAERTSEVSDPNFWIIVSRTEEVRILTNCKPSPGIHLKVDTGMARLGFFGVDLERTLSEIKSEGLKIDGIATHFASTEDVLEQKYSKEQMRSFSEAILLAEKFGFKNLIKHACASASTMLFPEAHYDLVRVGISLYGLWPSLQTRLSLHLSGKKDFNLSPVLSWKTRIVHIKTVPEDSFVGYGSTYQTSAATRIAVVPVGYYEGLDRKLSNNGVMLVKGKRAKILGRICMNMTMLDITHIPGAEIGDVVTILGKEGEEEISADDHANWTYTINYEVTTRISESVPKKIAE, from the coding sequence ATGAAAGACAGAACTTGGATAGAACTTTCCAGAGCGGCGATCTCAGCGAACCTGAAAAACTTTCGCGCCCTTCTTTCCCCTAAGACCTTACTGACTGCAGTTATCAAATCCAACGCGTACGGTCACGGACTTTTAGAAACTGCAGAGCTCGCCTACCAAGCTGGAGCAGATCTTTTCGGGGTAAATTCTTTGGAAGAAGCAAAACTTCTCCGCCAAAAATATCCCGAGTTCAAGATCCTGATCATGGGAGAAATCCCCAGCCTCGCAGAAAGAACATCAGAAGTATCGGACCCGAATTTTTGGATTATAGTATCACGAACGGAAGAAGTAAGAATTTTAACAAATTGTAAACCTTCTCCAGGGATCCATCTGAAGGTGGATACCGGAATGGCTCGCCTGGGGTTTTTCGGAGTCGACCTGGAGAGAACACTTTCAGAGATCAAATCGGAAGGACTGAAGATAGATGGGATCGCCACCCATTTTGCAAGTACGGAAGATGTTTTAGAGCAGAAGTATTCCAAAGAGCAGATGAGATCTTTTTCGGAAGCGATCCTTCTCGCAGAAAAATTCGGATTCAAAAATTTAATCAAACATGCTTGTGCTTCCGCTTCTACCATGTTGTTTCCGGAAGCTCATTACGATCTAGTTCGGGTCGGAATATCCCTCTACGGTCTTTGGCCGAGTTTGCAAACTAGACTTTCTTTGCATTTAAGCGGCAAAAAAGATTTTAATCTTTCCCCTGTTCTTTCTTGGAAGACCCGAATTGTTCATATCAAAACCGTTCCGGAAGATAGTTTTGTGGGCTACGGTTCTACTTACCAAACAAGCGCAGCAACTCGTATCGCAGTTGTTCCGGTAGGTTATTACGAAGGACTGGACAGAAAACTTTCCAATAACGGGGTCATGCTCGTAAAAGGAAAAAGAGCAAAGATCCTGGGAAGGATCTGTATGAACATGACCATGTTGGATATCACACATATTCCGGGAGCCGAGATCGGGGACGTGGTCACGATCTTAGGTAAAGAAGGAGAAGAAGAAATTTCCGCAGACGATCATGCCAACTGGACTTATACAATTAATTATGAAGTTACCACTCGGATCAGCGAGTCGGTCCCCAAAAAAATAGCAGAGTAA
- a CDS encoding 1-acyl-sn-glycerol-3-phosphate acyltransferase: MTSITENETSKQVQPVYTTKTYSFLIRIVFKARRILFDGFEEHFPASNPKKILEAPYPSILMANHVWEGDVPALAAVYPHIHPSIKFAIPAREDILGKDFLVKEFKPKGLLKLFFLLVDKSGMIPKYLDYIGCVPIKRPFRDNARELLKKGLLRDMVDQEWGYLSDRISEGRNLFLFPEGVFNQDGYMAQVKKGVYFLRSKFKNLNFTSFTLTYDYFSSKKSELHIGYGEQFPIPENADADQVSSIVKERLGSGYTITAGNLASYMVLKFEGKAKESKEKLFSILTSLAEKIKNAHPEIYISEKFKTDALKHAFDSFLEKAKKGGFLKLEGNDIVFLEKLFQIPKDLHNLKKKNLVLYHRNQLTYHLPKLDTVWSTISA; encoded by the coding sequence ATGACTTCGATTACTGAAAACGAAACCTCAAAACAAGTTCAGCCTGTATATACTACTAAGACTTATAGTTTTTTGATCAGGATCGTATTCAAGGCAAGAAGGATCCTATTCGATGGTTTCGAAGAACATTTCCCTGCGAGTAATCCAAAAAAAATTTTAGAAGCTCCCTATCCTTCTATTCTAATGGCCAACCATGTTTGGGAAGGAGATGTTCCTGCTCTTGCGGCGGTATACCCTCATATCCACCCTTCGATTAAATTCGCGATCCCGGCTAGAGAAGATATATTAGGAAAAGATTTTTTAGTGAAAGAGTTCAAACCGAAAGGACTTCTGAAACTCTTTTTCTTGTTAGTAGATAAATCAGGGATGATCCCAAAATATTTGGATTATATAGGTTGTGTTCCGATCAAAAGACCGTTCAGGGATAACGCAAGAGAACTTTTGAAAAAAGGACTTTTGAGAGATATGGTGGACCAAGAATGGGGTTATCTTTCCGATCGAATTTCCGAAGGAAGAAACCTTTTCCTTTTTCCGGAAGGTGTTTTTAATCAAGACGGGTACATGGCTCAGGTTAAAAAGGGAGTCTATTTTCTTAGATCTAAATTCAAAAATTTGAATTTTACATCTTTTACTTTGACCTACGATTATTTCTCTTCTAAAAAATCGGAACTTCATATAGGTTACGGAGAACAATTCCCTATTCCGGAAAATGCGGATGCAGACCAGGTTTCCAGCATAGTAAAAGAAAGATTAGGAAGCGGATACACGATCACTGCAGGAAATTTGGCTTCTTATATGGTCCTAAAATTCGAAGGAAAAGCTAAAGAGAGTAAGGAGAAATTATTCTCAATCCTTACTTCCTTAGCGGAGAAAATCAAAAATGCTCATCCTGAAATTTATATTTCCGAAAAATTCAAAACGGACGCACTAAAACATGCATTCGATTCTTTTTTAGAGAAAGCCAAAAAAGGAGGGTTCTTGAAATTAGAAGGAAACGATATAGTTTTCTTGGAAAAATTATTTCAGATCCCGAAAGATCTTCATAATTTAAAGAAGAAAAATCTGGTCTTATACCATAGAAACCAACTCACGTACCATCTTCCTAAACTTGATACGGTTTGGTCCACGATCAGCGCCTGA
- a CDS encoding LIC_20245 family lipoprotein, with product MNQKRTYLILSILIVSLIGIFYLLFPGTSTKESTSYQGGLSEETLTQKENSLFEGGTFLDFSGHVEETVSGPVAVVTEPGSKPTKTKSYLESLSPEERAKLYDQLYEKFKPLSEKFPNNSLIPKKLSEEEIAKKKENEDHYYRVQREILERKDVPKEEMSFYLNTKLKRSDDMLEILKYGMENYQKLVGENPKNSNPEYEKLLKERLDGLSKSREEVISAQKGKLNL from the coding sequence ATGAATCAAAAAAGAACGTATCTAATCTTATCCATACTCATCGTTTCCTTGATCGGAATTTTTTATCTTCTATTTCCGGGAACTTCTACGAAAGAAAGTACTAGTTACCAAGGAGGACTCTCGGAAGAAACCTTGACTCAAAAAGAAAACTCCTTATTCGAAGGAGGGACTTTCTTAGACTTTTCAGGGCATGTAGAAGAGACAGTATCCGGTCCAGTCGCAGTCGTTACGGAACCCGGTTCTAAGCCCACCAAAACGAAATCATATCTAGAAAGTTTAAGTCCGGAAGAAAGAGCCAAATTATACGATCAACTTTATGAAAAGTTTAAACCTCTTAGCGAAAAATTCCCGAACAATTCTCTCATTCCTAAAAAACTTTCGGAAGAAGAGATCGCTAAAAAGAAAGAGAATGAAGATCATTACTATAGAGTCCAAAGAGAAATTTTAGAAAGAAAGGATGTCCCGAAGGAAGAAATGTCCTTTTATCTAAATACAAAACTGAAACGATCCGACGATATGTTGGAGATCCTGAAATATGGAATGGAGAATTACCAAAAATTAGTGGGAGAAAATCCTAAAAATTCCAATCCAGAATATGAGAAACTTCTAAAGGAAAGATTGGATGGGCTTTCTAAGAGCAGGGAAGAAGTGATCTCTGCCCAAAAAGGGAAATTAAACTTATAA